The following are encoded in a window of Streptomyces sp. Go-475 genomic DNA:
- a CDS encoding GNAT family N-acetyltransferase, which produces MRPATDLRLRPAAESDLAALVRLRDDAARWMLTRGITGQWRPGELDEDHFRRVMAHGEVWLAETGGRVAGAWELWWEDESVWGPQPPVAGYVHRLMVDRSTAAPGTGRLLLTAAERRVSEAGRSRVRLDCLAGNAPLNAYYRDAGYRVVGHKEGKPQPGGVPKSFTLLEKDLGQAGCARDQAGPGRPDTNGEGGGDPGTGRCDAATV; this is translated from the coding sequence TGCGTCCGGCCGCCGAGTCCGATCTCGCCGCCCTCGTCCGCCTCCGCGACGACGCGGCCCGCTGGATGCTGACCCGCGGCATCACCGGGCAGTGGCGGCCCGGGGAGCTGGACGAGGACCACTTCCGCCGGGTCATGGCACACGGCGAGGTCTGGCTGGCGGAGACCGGCGGGCGCGTGGCCGGCGCCTGGGAGCTGTGGTGGGAGGACGAGTCCGTCTGGGGCCCGCAGCCGCCGGTCGCCGGTTACGTGCACCGGCTCATGGTGGACCGGAGCACCGCCGCGCCCGGCACGGGGCGGCTGCTGCTGACCGCGGCGGAACGCCGGGTGTCCGAGGCGGGCCGGAGCCGTGTACGCCTGGACTGCCTGGCGGGCAACGCGCCGCTCAACGCCTACTACCGGGACGCCGGTTACCGCGTGGTGGGCCACAAGGAGGGCAAGCCGCAGCCGGGCGGGGTACCCAAGTCCTTCACGCTGCTGGAGAAGGACCTCGGGCAGGCGGGGTGCGCCCGGGACCAGGCCGGTCCCGGCCGTCCGGACACGAACGGGGAAGGGGGCGGAGATCCGGGCACAGGTCGCTGTGACGCAGCTACAGTGTGA
- a CDS encoding helix-turn-helix transcriptional regulator has protein sequence MGGKVDAEPVSGRAMLGQTLKVLREKAGKSLGQLADETGYEKSYLSRLESGERLSKVTVMEDLDGYYGTGDLLVSHWKAARLDAFKDQYKAYMQLEASARVIRVFSPGIPGLLQTEDFARDVLSGAQTTADGGEAVEEQVAARLGRQYLLRQKPEPEVRVIMDEFALRRPAVRGKTWHDQLLHLETAAQWPNVTLQVLPFSAGAHHHMNGSLTLLWQREGSAVAYKEGNGCSRLIEDPDEFLRQRLSYDRLRDLALSPSDSLAFIRDVLKEHRS, from the coding sequence GTGGGCGGCAAGGTTGACGCGGAGCCGGTTTCCGGGCGGGCGATGCTGGGGCAGACGCTGAAGGTTCTGCGGGAGAAGGCCGGTAAGTCACTGGGGCAGTTGGCCGACGAGACCGGCTACGAGAAGAGCTATCTGAGCCGACTGGAGTCCGGGGAGCGGCTGTCCAAGGTGACGGTCATGGAGGACCTGGACGGGTACTACGGCACGGGTGACCTGCTGGTCAGCCATTGGAAGGCGGCTCGGCTGGATGCGTTCAAGGATCAGTACAAGGCATACATGCAACTGGAGGCGTCGGCACGAGTCATCCGGGTGTTCTCGCCGGGTATTCCCGGGCTTCTGCAAACCGAGGACTTCGCTCGGGACGTGTTGTCTGGGGCTCAGACAACGGCCGACGGTGGCGAGGCCGTCGAGGAGCAAGTGGCGGCGCGGCTGGGACGGCAGTATCTGCTGAGGCAGAAACCGGAGCCTGAGGTGCGGGTCATCATGGACGAGTTCGCACTCCGGCGCCCCGCAGTCCGGGGCAAGACCTGGCACGATCAACTGCTCCACCTTGAGACTGCCGCGCAGTGGCCCAATGTGACGCTCCAAGTACTGCCGTTCTCGGCGGGCGCGCACCACCATATGAATGGGTCACTGACCCTGCTCTGGCAGCGGGAAGGAAGCGCCGTTGCCTACAAGGAAGGCAACGGGTGCAGCCGGTTGATCGAAGATCCGGACGAATTTCTGCGACAACGACTGTCCTACGATCGGCTCCGCGACCTGGCGCTGTCCCCGTCGGACTCGCTTGCGTTCATCAGGGACGTACTGAAGGAGCACAGATCATGA
- a CDS encoding DUF397 domain-containing protein → MTSTVDLSTAVWRKSSYSEGGANDCVEVADNCPGTVPVRDSKQPQGPILVFGATSWTSFLADVRSR, encoded by the coding sequence ATGACGAGCACCGTCGATCTCAGCACCGCTGTGTGGCGCAAGTCGAGTTACAGCGAAGGGGGAGCCAACGACTGCGTGGAGGTCGCCGACAACTGCCCCGGCACAGTCCCGGTCCGCGACAGCAAGCAGCCCCAGGGCCCGATACTCGTGTTCGGCGCGACCTCGTGGACATCGTTCCTGGCGGACGTCAGGAGTCGATGA
- a CDS encoding helix-turn-helix domain-containing protein, giving the protein MYVERASRLAGAVVWTNTPDRSGAGRVLPDGCMDLLWHDGRLLVAGPDTHAHLTDGGTGAWAGVRFYPGTAPALLGVPAHELRDRRAELSDLWPASEVRRLAGRVNAAPDPARGLEELALRLAAGAGPPDPLLRQVVTALGAGRTVAATADELGLGARQLHRRSLAAFGYGPKTLARILRLRRALALARDGVPFADTAARAGYADQAHLARDVRELAGLPLGELIGRGG; this is encoded by the coding sequence GTGTACGTGGAGCGGGCGTCACGACTGGCCGGGGCGGTGGTGTGGACCAACACCCCGGACCGGTCCGGGGCGGGGCGGGTCCTGCCCGACGGCTGTATGGACCTGCTGTGGCACGACGGGCGGCTGCTGGTCGCCGGGCCCGACACCCACGCCCACCTCACGGACGGCGGGACCGGCGCCTGGGCCGGGGTCCGCTTCTACCCGGGCACGGCCCCGGCGCTCCTGGGCGTACCGGCGCACGAGCTGCGCGACCGCCGTGCCGAACTCTCGGACCTGTGGCCGGCCTCGGAGGTACGGCGCCTGGCCGGCCGCGTGAACGCGGCGCCCGACCCGGCGAGGGGTCTCGAAGAGCTGGCCCTGCGGCTTGCGGCCGGTGCCGGGCCCCCGGACCCGCTGCTGCGGCAGGTCGTCACCGCCCTCGGCGCGGGCCGCACGGTCGCCGCGACCGCCGACGAACTGGGCCTCGGCGCCCGCCAGTTGCACCGCCGATCGCTGGCCGCGTTCGGCTACGGCCCCAAGACCCTGGCCCGCATCCTGCGGCTGCGCCGCGCCCTCGCGCTGGCCCGGGACGGCGTGCCCTTCGCCGACACGGCCGCCCGGGCCGGCTACGCCGACCAGGCCCACCTCGCCCGTGACGTACGGGAGTTGGCGGGCCTGCCGCTGGGGGAGCTAATCGGCCGCGGCGGCTAG
- a CDS encoding VOC family protein codes for MTARFDAIGLVVSDMAASVAFYRRLGFAFPEGAEHQPHAEAGLPGGLRLMLDTEETVRSFHAAWEPPRGGGRASLALRCDGPAEVDALYEELVGSGCRGELKPWDAFWGQRYAVVLDPDGNGVDLFAPLAAAAD; via the coding sequence ATGACCGCACGATTCGATGCCATCGGCCTGGTCGTCTCGGACATGGCCGCCTCTGTCGCCTTCTACCGCCGGCTCGGGTTCGCCTTCCCGGAGGGCGCCGAGCACCAGCCGCACGCCGAGGCCGGACTGCCCGGCGGGCTGCGGCTGATGCTCGACACCGAGGAGACCGTCCGGTCCTTCCACGCCGCGTGGGAACCGCCCCGCGGCGGGGGCCGGGCCTCGCTGGCCCTGCGGTGCGACGGGCCGGCCGAGGTGGACGCGCTGTACGAGGAGCTGGTCGGCTCCGGTTGCCGCGGCGAGCTCAAGCCCTGGGACGCCTTCTGGGGCCAGCGGTACGCGGTGGTGCTCGACCCGGACGGCAACGGCGTGGACCTGTTCGCCCCGCTAGCCGCCGCGGCCGATTAG
- a CDS encoding SRPBCC family protein translates to MTTTTRTSRHLSISVDRPAREVYDYVSDPGNIPGWAPGLARSVERLDGRWVGESPMGRVVIVFTPRNDFGVLDHDVTLPSGETVHNPMRVLADGSGCEVVFTLRRQPWMSDEEFRRDAEAVSADLAELKRVMEQG, encoded by the coding sequence ATGACGACCACGACACGGACATCCCGGCACCTGAGCATCTCCGTCGACCGCCCGGCCCGGGAGGTCTACGACTACGTCTCGGACCCCGGCAACATTCCCGGCTGGGCTCCCGGACTGGCCCGCTCCGTCGAGCGGCTGGACGGGCGGTGGGTGGGGGAGTCACCGATGGGCAGGGTCGTGATCGTGTTCACGCCCAGGAACGACTTCGGCGTGCTCGACCACGACGTCACGCTGCCCTCGGGCGAGACCGTGCACAATCCGATGCGGGTGCTCGCCGACGGCTCCGGCTGCGAGGTGGTCTTCACGCTGCGCCGGCAGCCGTGGATGAGCGACGAGGAGTTCCGCCGCGACGCGGAGGCGGTCTCCGCCGACCTCGCCGAGCTCAAGCGGGTGATGGAGCAGGGCTGA
- a CDS encoding dienelactone hydrolase family protein produces MPTKTLTLLIPTADGQADAFAAFPGHGGQHPGVLLYADGFGIRPVLREMARELAGHGYYVLVPNLFYRHGPAPVIDLPAHIGEDVRPALMARLMPLIEAHTAERVLRDADAYLRFLTDRPEVAAGPVAVTGYCIGGLLAVRTAAAHPGRVAAVAAFHAPVGAAGPGTLAEITAQVHFGHAASDLTPEALGELNRALDAAQVDYTSEIYPGTVHGFTMPDTDAFDPAGLQRHWDRLLPLLDATLGNS; encoded by the coding sequence ATGCCCACCAAGACCCTGACGCTGCTGATTCCCACCGCGGACGGCCAGGCCGACGCCTTCGCCGCCTTCCCCGGCCACGGCGGCCAGCACCCAGGCGTGCTGCTGTACGCGGACGGCTTCGGCATCCGGCCCGTGCTGCGGGAGATGGCCCGCGAGCTGGCCGGGCACGGGTACTACGTGCTGGTCCCCAACCTCTTCTACCGGCACGGCCCGGCACCCGTGATCGACCTCCCCGCGCACATCGGCGAAGACGTCCGGCCCGCGCTCATGGCCCGGCTGATGCCGCTGATCGAGGCGCACACCGCCGAACGCGTCCTGCGTGACGCCGATGCCTACCTCAGGTTTCTCACCGACCGGCCCGAGGTCGCCGCCGGACCGGTCGCGGTGACCGGGTACTGCATAGGCGGCCTCCTGGCGGTGCGCACCGCCGCGGCCCACCCCGGCCGGGTGGCCGCCGTCGCCGCGTTTCATGCTCCCGTGGGCGCGGCCGGGCCCGGCACCCTCGCCGAGATCACCGCCCAGGTCCACTTCGGCCACGCCGCGAGCGACCTGACGCCCGAGGCGCTGGGCGAGCTCAACCGGGCCCTGGACGCCGCGCAGGTCGACTACACCTCCGAGATCTACCCCGGCACCGTCCACGGGTTCACCATGCCCGACACCGACGCCTTCGACCCCGCCGGACTCCAGCGCCACTGGGACCGCCTGCTCCCCCTCCTCGACGCCACACTGGGCAACAGCTGA
- a CDS encoding LysR family transcriptional regulator, translated as MDLKAVRTFVAVADAGQFQKAAVDLALTQQAVSKRIAALEKDLGVRLLVRTPRGAELTIDGQALLPHARVLLQAEERAVAAVRPGDRALRVDVVGRRVATGGLVQAFHRARPEIALDVVTLFDADTAVAAVRDGAVDATFRAVTMPGQRLPDGIAAVPVLDEPMHLCVGPGHEFARAESVTPAQLAGHRVWMPGNVPGTEWHAYYEALAAEFGPVIDTIGPNFGLEALLDTIAGSPTVATFLSERTPHVWPVGHDLRLVPLRDPTPVYPHSLLWRPDNPHPGLTALRDHLTATRPRPPEGETWRPWWAETPPASA; from the coding sequence GTGGACCTCAAAGCCGTACGCACCTTCGTCGCCGTGGCCGACGCCGGGCAGTTCCAGAAGGCCGCTGTGGACCTCGCCCTCACCCAGCAGGCCGTGTCGAAGCGAATCGCCGCGCTGGAGAAGGACCTCGGGGTGCGGCTGCTCGTCCGTACGCCGCGCGGGGCGGAGCTGACCATCGACGGGCAGGCGCTCCTGCCGCACGCGCGGGTCCTGCTCCAGGCGGAGGAGCGGGCGGTCGCCGCCGTGCGGCCCGGGGACCGGGCGCTGCGGGTGGACGTCGTGGGGCGCCGGGTCGCCACCGGGGGACTGGTGCAGGCCTTCCACCGGGCGCGTCCCGAGATCGCGCTGGACGTCGTCACGTTGTTCGACGCGGATACGGCCGTGGCGGCGGTCCGGGACGGGGCCGTCGACGCCACGTTCCGGGCCGTCACCATGCCCGGACAGCGGCTCCCCGACGGCATCGCCGCCGTGCCCGTCCTCGACGAGCCGATGCACCTGTGCGTCGGCCCCGGCCACGAGTTCGCCCGGGCGGAGTCCGTGACCCCGGCCCAGCTGGCCGGGCACCGCGTCTGGATGCCGGGCAACGTGCCCGGCACCGAGTGGCACGCCTACTACGAGGCACTCGCCGCCGAGTTCGGGCCGGTCATCGACACCATCGGCCCCAACTTCGGCCTCGAAGCGCTCCTCGACACGATCGCCGGCTCCCCGACCGTGGCGACCTTCCTCAGCGAACGGACCCCGCACGTCTGGCCGGTCGGCCACGACCTGCGTCTCGTCCCGCTCCGGGACCCGACGCCGGTCTACCCGCACTCCCTGCTCTGGCGGCCGGACAACCCACACCCGGGCCTGACCGCCCTCCGCGACCACCTGACGGCGACCCGCCCGCGACCGCCCGAGGGGGAGACCTGGCGTCCGTGGTGGGCGGAGACCCCTCCCGCCTCGGCCTGA
- a CDS encoding ABC transporter translates to MPGLTRQLVLPVCRALPWRLVGAAGGAGLLLAALTRTWGETGEKLSLPLLRAAVLAFAMGLVFLLDDPARHTTATVPTPRPVRVALRVALVLPAVAAWWTAALLLVPPDVRPPVADLTLEAGAAFVLAVAGAAAAVRFSDATRPGPPVAAGLLTSAVLAVLFWPERWALFVPVEDDRWAAAHDRWAVVLAGAVLVGGVCAGEPVRRWRRGSWRAGA, encoded by the coding sequence GTGCCTGGACTGACCCGGCAGCTGGTCCTGCCCGTCTGCCGGGCCCTGCCGTGGCGCCTGGTCGGCGCGGCCGGGGGAGCGGGGCTGCTGCTGGCCGCGCTCACCCGGACGTGGGGCGAGACGGGCGAGAAGCTGTCCCTGCCCCTGCTGCGGGCCGCGGTGCTGGCCTTCGCGATGGGCCTGGTGTTCCTCCTGGACGACCCGGCCCGGCACACCACGGCCACCGTGCCGACCCCGCGCCCGGTGCGCGTGGCCCTGCGCGTGGCCCTGGTCCTCCCGGCCGTGGCGGCCTGGTGGACGGCGGCCCTGCTGCTGGTGCCGCCGGACGTACGGCCCCCGGTCGCCGACCTCACGCTGGAGGCCGGGGCCGCCTTCGTCCTGGCGGTGGCCGGCGCGGCGGCGGCGGTGCGCTTCAGCGACGCCACCCGGCCCGGCCCGCCGGTGGCGGCGGGCCTGCTGACCTCGGCGGTCCTGGCCGTGCTGTTCTGGCCCGAGCGCTGGGCCCTGTTCGTCCCGGTGGAGGACGACCGCTGGGCGGCGGCACACGACCGGTGGGCGGTGGTGCTGGCCGGGGCGGTGCTGGTGGGCGGGGTGTGTGCGGGGGAGCCGGTGCGGCGGTGGAGGCGGGGATCATGGCGGGCCGGGGCTTGA
- a CDS encoding ABC transporter permease — protein sequence MTAVVQAAAPPAARDERGGAGAAVWALALFETRRLLTRVPVLLAFAVYLGWTVWRSGKAWGGYPALQDADRATQTAPMLVGLAVLLSANLAALRSRRHGTEQHFGVLVLPPWRRTAAHALSVLAAALLTAVCVAAQFGWEALRPGAIGHGSVGELLVGPLSVLLFGLAGLLAAGLVRSALVAPLLVVFCLFLSVFGTGSGEGWGRWLVPVVGEPSTNTLPSDLLGRPAGWHALYLAGLALSLGLLALLAAGGRRPAVVAGVAGAVAMTLVGGVAQARGDSPELVRARERATLSPEQVQSCARRDGSTYCAFPEWEPRVADWAGVVDRVRSLAGGPAHRQDVVVRQRIDARYGLSGDATPMPLERPHEVTVGTQWGGNRVPEFSAAVAGVLVAGTEKASTSICDGRVVTVMWLALGWESDPMAALRRVRLNDTVTGSDFVLQPTDGLYMTAAQTEVLRALFERPRGEVTARVKDRWAELTSPKVTAARAAQLLGVPAPEGDDKCLD from the coding sequence ATGACCGCCGTCGTACAGGCAGCGGCCCCGCCGGCCGCCCGCGACGAGCGCGGCGGGGCCGGGGCGGCCGTGTGGGCCCTGGCCCTGTTCGAGACGCGCCGGCTGCTGACGAGGGTGCCCGTGCTCCTCGCCTTCGCCGTGTACCTCGGCTGGACCGTGTGGCGCTCCGGGAAGGCCTGGGGCGGCTACCCGGCCCTCCAGGACGCCGACCGCGCCACCCAGACCGCGCCGATGCTGGTCGGGCTGGCGGTCCTGCTGAGCGCCAACCTCGCCGCGTTGCGCTCGCGGCGGCACGGCACGGAACAGCACTTCGGGGTGCTGGTCCTCCCGCCGTGGCGGCGCACGGCCGCCCATGCGCTGTCGGTGCTGGCCGCGGCCCTGCTCACCGCCGTGTGCGTGGCCGCGCAGTTCGGCTGGGAGGCGCTGCGGCCCGGCGCGATCGGGCACGGCTCGGTGGGCGAACTCCTCGTGGGGCCGCTGAGCGTGCTGCTGTTCGGGCTGGCCGGCCTGCTGGCCGCCGGGCTGGTGCGGTCGGCTCTCGTCGCTCCGCTGCTGGTCGTGTTCTGCCTGTTCCTGTCCGTCTTCGGTACGGGGTCGGGCGAGGGCTGGGGAAGGTGGCTCGTGCCGGTGGTCGGCGAGCCGTCCACCAACACCCTGCCGTCCGACCTGCTGGGCCGGCCCGCCGGCTGGCACGCCCTGTACCTGGCCGGACTGGCCCTGAGCCTGGGCCTGCTGGCGCTGCTGGCGGCGGGCGGACGCCGGCCGGCGGTCGTCGCCGGGGTCGCCGGGGCGGTCGCCATGACACTGGTGGGCGGGGTGGCCCAGGCGCGCGGCGACTCCCCCGAGCTGGTCAGGGCCCGTGAACGGGCCACGCTGAGCCCCGAGCAGGTGCAGTCCTGCGCCCGGCGGGACGGATCGACGTACTGCGCGTTCCCCGAGTGGGAGCCGCGGGTCGCGGACTGGGCCGGGGTCGTGGACCGGGTGCGGTCCCTGGCCGGTGGCCCCGCGCACCGGCAGGACGTCGTCGTACGGCAGCGGATCGACGCCCGCTACGGCCTCTCCGGCGACGCTACGCCGATGCCGCTGGAGCGTCCGCACGAGGTGACCGTGGGCACCCAGTGGGGCGGCAACCGCGTCCCCGAGTTCTCGGCCGCCGTGGCCGGAGTGCTGGTCGCGGGCACCGAGAAGGCGTCGACGTCGATCTGCGACGGCCGCGTCGTCACCGTCATGTGGCTGGCCCTGGGCTGGGAGTCCGACCCGATGGCCGCGCTGCGCCGCGTCCGCCTCAACGACACCGTCACCGGCTCGGACTTCGTGCTCCAGCCGACGGACGGGCTGTACATGACCGCGGCCCAGACGGAGGTGCTGCGCGCGCTGTTCGAGCGGCCCCGGGGCGAGGTCACCGCCCGGGTGAAGGACCGCTGGGCCGAGCTGACCTCGCCGAAGGTGACGGCGGCCCGGGCCGCGCAGCTGCTCGGCGTGCCGGCACCCGAGGGGGACGACAAGTGCCTGGACTGA
- a CDS encoding ABC transporter ATP-binding protein yields the protein MTATVSATGLSLRYGGTRALDDVSLRLTGGVTGLLGPNGAGKTTLLRVLATALPADRGTFTVLGHDPATARGRQEVRRRLGYLPQTPGFHPDFTAFEFVDYVAILKELTDRRARHREVRRVLDEVGLADVRGKRIRKLSGGMRQRVALGAALVGDPGFLVLDEPTVGLDPEQRMRFRELIAGAGEGRTVLLSTHQTEDVAMLCHRVLVMAGGRVRFEGTPAELTARAEGRVWSSTERDPGAKAGWRTGTGTFRNVGDPPAGAELLEPTLEDGYLLTLDGAGAEVAA from the coding sequence ATGACCGCCACCGTGTCCGCCACCGGGCTCAGTCTCCGCTACGGCGGAACCCGCGCCCTCGACGACGTATCGCTGCGGCTGACCGGTGGTGTCACCGGTCTGCTCGGCCCCAACGGCGCGGGCAAGACCACACTGCTGCGGGTGCTCGCCACGGCCCTGCCCGCCGACCGGGGCACCTTCACCGTGCTCGGGCACGACCCGGCCACCGCCCGGGGACGCCAGGAGGTACGGCGCCGGCTGGGCTACCTGCCGCAGACGCCGGGGTTCCATCCGGACTTCACCGCCTTCGAGTTCGTCGACTACGTGGCGATCCTGAAGGAGCTGACCGACCGGCGCGCCCGGCACCGGGAGGTGCGGCGGGTGCTCGACGAGGTCGGCCTCGCGGACGTGCGCGGCAAGCGGATCCGCAAGCTGTCCGGGGGCATGCGGCAGCGGGTCGCGCTGGGGGCCGCCCTGGTCGGCGACCCCGGGTTCCTCGTACTGGACGAGCCGACCGTCGGCCTCGACCCCGAACAGCGGATGCGGTTCCGGGAGTTGATCGCCGGGGCCGGGGAGGGACGCACGGTGCTGCTGTCCACCCACCAGACGGAGGACGTGGCGATGCTCTGCCACCGGGTCCTGGTCATGGCCGGCGGCCGGGTCCGCTTCGAGGGCACCCCGGCCGAGCTGACCGCCCGGGCCGAGGGGCGGGTCTGGAGCAGCACGGAACGCGATCCGGGAGCGAAGGCGGGGTGGCGCACCGGCACCGGGACCTTCCGCAACGTGGGCGATCCCCCGGCGGGGGCCGAACTGCTCGAACCGACCCTGGAGGACGGCTACCTGCTCACCCTCGACGGTGCCGGAGCGGAGGTGGCCGCATGA